GCCCGTAGGTCATCTTGGAGGGTCGTCTCGGGTATTGAGCAAAAGACGGAAGGTGCTGAGAAAAAACAGCAGATGGCTCGAGAATACAGAGAGAAAATCAAGACCGAGCTAAGAGATATCTGCAATGATGTACTGTCTCTCTTGGAAAAGTTTTTGATCCCCAATGCTTCACAAGCAGAGAGCAAAGTCTtctatttgaaaatgaaaggagACTACTACCGTTACTTGGCAGAGGTTGCTGCTGGTGATGACAAGAAAGGGATTGTAGATCAGTCACAACAAGCATACCAAGAAGCTTTTGAAATCAGCAAAAAGGAAATGCAACCAACACATCCTATCAGATTGGGTCTGGcccttaacttctctgtgttcTATTACGAAATTCTGAACTCCCGGGAGAAAGCTTGCTCTCTTGCAAAGACAGCTTTTGATGAAGCCATTGCTGAACTTGATACATTAAGTGAAGAGTCATACAAAGACAGCACGCTAATAATGCAATTACTGAGAGACAACTTGACATTGTGGACATCGGACACCCAAGGAGACGAAGctgaagcaggagaaggaggggaaaattAACCGGCCTTCCAACTTTTGTCTGCCTCATTCTAAAATTTACACAGTAGACCATTTGTCATCCATGCTGTCCCACAAATAGTTTTTTGTTTACGATTTATGACAGGTTTATGTTACTTCTATTTGAATTTCTATATTTCCCATGTGGTTTTTATGTTGAATACTAGGGGAGTAGAGCCAGTTAACATTTAGGGAATTATCTGTTTTCATCTTGAGGTGGCCAATATGGGGATGTGGAATTTTTATACTAGTTATAAATGTTTGGCATAGTACTTTTGGTACATTGTGGCTTCACAAGGGCCAGTGTTAAAACTGCTTCCATGTCTAAGCAAAGAAAACTGCCTACATATTGGTTTGTCCTGGTGGGGAATAAAAGGGATACTTGGTTCCAGATACAGGTGTAGTTTTTGTGTGGGTACTTTAAGGTTTGGAGCACTTACGAGGCTGTAGTAGAAATGGGTATTCTGTAGATACCGTGTATGGAACCATGAGAATCTGTGGAATACTCAACTCTCAGTGTGCACACCTTTGATTACAGTTGCAGAAGTGTTCCTTTAGTTGTGACCCAATTTACTCTGGATAAGGGCAGAAACGGTTCACATTCCATTATTTGTAAAGTTACCTGCTGTttgctttcattatttttgctacactccttttatttgtatttaaatgttttagGCAACCTAAGAACAAATGTACAAGTAAAGATGCAGTAAAAATGAATTGCTTGATATCCATTACTTTATGTGTATCAAGCACAGcagcaaaataaaaatcccatttatttaacttttctttttcattttcttttttttttttttagggtttttggtttggtttgggggtttttttgtttgggtgggggtttttttgtttgttttgtttttgtttggggtattttttggttttgctttcgtggattttttttttttttgatacttgCCTAATAACATGCATGTGCTGTAAAAAATAGTTAACAGGGGAATAACTTCAGATGATGGCTAGCTTTGTTTAATGTCTTATGAAATTTTCATGAACAATCCAAGCATAATTGTTAAGAACACGTGTATTAAGttcatgtaagtggaataaaagttttatgaatggaaaaaaaaaaaccaaactgttaatcaagataaagagtcaaattgatatgaatacattaatagcaggagaacttaacatgcctctctcagaaatagatcatccaagcagaaaattaataaagaaacaggagcattgaatgacacattggaccagatggacctcatagatatatacagaacattccaccctgaaacaacagaatgctcattcctctcaagtgcacatgaaaccttctccagaatagaccacatactgggtcacaaatcagggctcaactgataccaaaagatcgagattattccctgcatattctcagatcacaatgctttgaaactggagctcaaccgcAAAGAAacgtttggaaggaattcaaataccTAGAGACTAAAGACTAGGAAAaatacatggtcctctcaattgatgcagaagaaGGCTTGGACAAAacacagcatctgttcctgattaaaatgcttcaaagtattgGAATAGAGGGAAGATTCCTCAACTTCACAAAATTCTTGCTttagaatgcttggatcaaccaggaaatcgaataagaactgaaacaattcatggaaaccaatgagaatgaagacactttggtccaaaacacatgggatagagcaaaggcagtcctaagggggaaatacatagtcatccaagcttccctcaaaaaaactgaaaaatccataATACACCACCTGtatctacaccttaaagaactggagaatcaacaacaaattaagccagctccacacacaagaagggaaataactaAGATTACAGCAGAGATCAATGATATAGAAGCTAGAGATACtatagaatgcatcaatgaaactagaagctggtttttttttggaagaatcaataagattgataaaccattggccaaactaacgcaaaagaaaagagagaaggcccaaattaataaaattattaatcaaAAGGGAGAGACCCTGAATAACACCAAGTAAATAGAAACaaacatcagaaattattaccaacagctatatgccaataagttaagcaacctagatgaaatagatgcattcctggaaacctataaacttccaagactgcatcaggaagaaattgacaacctgaagagactaatatctagtaacgagattgaagcagtgatcaaaaacctccaagaaacaagagcccaggatctaaggggttccctggggaattccaACAAactatcaaagaagaaataatacctattctccagaagctgtttcaaaaaattgaagcaggaggtaaacttccagactctttttatgaagccagcattatcctggtccccaaaccaggcaaagaccccaccaaaaaggagaatttcagaccaatatccccaatgaatatgaatgctaatattctcaacaagatcctagccaataggatccaacatcacattaaaaagattatccaccatgaccaggtgggattcatccctgggatgGTTAGTTCAACATGGGTGGTTCAACATTGGTAAATCAATGAGTATGATAGAAcaagtcaataagagaagagaggaaaactacatggtcctctcaactgatgcagaagaAGGCTTGGACAAAacacagcatctgttcctgattaaaatgcttcaaagtattgGAATAGAGGGAAGATTCCTCAACTTCACAAaacctatctatgaaaaacccaaaacaatatcatcctcaatggggaaaagctcacagccttcccgttgagatcaggaacacaagagtgcccactctcaccactcttgttcaacataaattagaagtcctagaaacagcaatcagacaacaaagagaaataaaaggtattcaaattggcaatgaagaagtcaaactctctctttgcagatgacatgatcctttatacagaaaaaccaaaagattccacccccaaactactagactcatacagcaattcagtaatgttgcaggatacaaagtcaatgtacagaaatcagttgctttcttatacactaacaatgaaaacacagaaagggaaattagagaatcaattccatttactatagcactaagaaccataagatacctgggaagaaacctaactaaagaggtaaaggatctgtacttgaggaactacagaacactcatgaaagaaatcgaaaaagacacaaaaagatggaagacaattccatgctcatggatcagaaaaataagcattgttaaaaatgtctatattgtGTAGTGAAATCTAttctttcaatgccattccaatcaaaattcaatcaacatttttcaaagagctggaggaaacaatcctaaaatttgtatggaatctgaagagaccctgaattgccaaggaaatgttgaaaaagaaaaacaaaactggcagcatcacgttgtctgacttcaagcttttactacaaagctgtgatcaccaatacagcatggtacaggcataaaaacagacacatagaccattggaacagggtagagagtccagatatgagccctcaactctatggtcaaataatcttcgacaaagcaggaataaaatatacagtggaaaaaaaaaacagtctcttcaataaatcgtgctgggaaaattggacagctatgtgtagaagaatgaaactcaaccattctcttacaccatacataaagataaactcaaaatggataaaagacctcaacatgagacaggaatccatcagaatcctagaggagaacataggcagtaacctcttcgatatcagctacaatttctttcaagatatgtttccaaaggcaaaggaaacaaaagcaaaaatgaattttggggacctcatcaagatcaaaagcttctgcacagcaaaggaagcagtcaacaaaacaaagaggcaactcacggaatgggagaagatattcgcaaatggtAGTAGAGACAAAAGgctaatatccaggatctataaagaacttctcaaactcaacacacacaaaacagacaattatctcaaaaaatgggcagaagacttgaacagacacttctccaatgaatacatacaaatggctatcaggcacatgaaaaaatgttcatcatcattagccatcagggagattcaaattaaaaccacattgagataccaccttacaccagttagaatggccaaaattagcaagaaaggaaacaacatgtgttggagaggatgtggagaaaggggaaccctcttacactgttggtgggaatgcaagttggtgcagccactttggagaacagtttgaagattccttaagaaatgaaaaatagagcctCCTTATGAccatgcaattgcactactgggtatttaccccaaagatacagatgtagggaaaagaagggccatctgtaccccaatgttcatagcagcaatgggcacgttcaccaaactgtggaaagatcaagatgtccttcaacagacaaatggataaggaagatgtgatccatatacactatggagtattatgcctccatcagaaacgatgaatacccaactttgtatcaacatggacatgACTGGAAGGGAtcatactgagtgaaataagtcaatcagagagagtcaattatcatatggtttcactaatttgtggaacataagaaataacacagaggacatggggagatggagaggagaagagagttgggggaaattggaggaggagatgaaccatgagagactatggactctgaaaatcaatctgagggttttgaaggagtgggggatgggaggttgggtgaacctggtggtgggtatttggaagggcacgtattgcatggaacactgggtgtgggacaaaaacaatgagttctggtacactgaaaagaaatttaa
The DNA window shown above is from Neovison vison isolate M4711 chromosome 11, ASM_NN_V1, whole genome shotgun sequence and carries:
- the LOC122889837 gene encoding 14-3-3 protein zeta/delta-like produces the protein MDKNELVQKAKLAEQAERYDDMAACMKSVTEQGAELSNEERNLLSVAYKNVVGARRSSWRVVSGIEQKTEGAEKKQQMAREYREKIKTELRDICNDVLSLLEKFLIPNASQAESKVFYLKMKGDYYRYLAEVAAGDDKKGIVDQSQQAYQEAFEISKKEMQPTHPIRLGLALNFSVFYYEILNSREKACSLAKTAFDEAIAELDTLSEESYKDSTLIMQLLRDNLTLWTSDTQGDEAEAGEGGEN